From the genome of Nakamurella flavida:
CCTTCCAGTACTGCCCGACCTGTCAGACCGGCGGTCGACTGCTGGCCGATCGACGCCGGTCCCGCTTGGACAAGTGACCGCCCGGAGCGGCCGTGGCCACCGGCGCGTGTCACCACGGCGGGTGACGACCAACCACCCGGCGGGGTGACAACAGGACGTTCGTCCCACGGCTCATGACCGCGCGTGACCCTTCTGTGTCCCTCCGCCGGTAGCGTCCGTCCCGGTCGGGTGTCGAGGGACGGGGGAGACCGATGCCGCAGGAGCATGCGCCGGTCGACGTGCACGGTCGGCACCGCGACGGCGTGCCGCCGGGGACGGTGGACGGGTCGCCTCGTCCCGGCGTCCCCGCCGGTGCCGACGAGCGGTTGCCGGGACAGCGGCGACCGCCGGACGGCTCGGTACCGCCGCCCCGCGGTCCCGGTGCCGACCGGTTCGCCGTCACCAGCTACGTCCCGCCGGTCGCCGGGGTCACCTTCGCGGGCAAGCGCGCGCCCGACCCGTCCGCGGCGGCGCCGGTCACCCCCACCCCCGCCCTCGACGTGTCCGAGTCGCGTCCGTCGCGCCGCCGGATCGTCCTGCTGTCCGCGCTCGGTCTGCTGGTCGTACTGGTCGCCGTCGGCGGGTGGGTCGGCTGGCGCACCTGGCAGGCGTACACCCATCTGACGGCCGCGGCCCAGGAGGTCAGCCGGGCGCAGGACCTGCTGACCGACATCTCGTCCGTCGATCCGGTGGCCACCGCCTCGGTGGTCCGGGCAGTGCAGGTGGAGGCGGCGGCGGCGCGGGCTGCGGTGGACGATCCGCTCTTCCGCCTCGTCACCCTGGTGCCGGTGGTCGGCGACAACCTGGACGCGATCCGAGAGATCACCCTCACCGTGGACGGTCTGTCCACCGGGGTCATGCCCTCCCTGGTGCAGGTGGCGGGGGCGCTGTCCCCGGCTGATCTGGCCCCCCGCGACGGCCGGATCGAACTGGCCCCGCTGGAGCAACTGGCTCCCGTCCTGCAGCAGGCCGATGTGGCCGTGCAGGCCTCCCGGGCCCGGGTCGGGGCGATCGACCGGGGGTGGCTGGTCGGCTCGGTGGACCAGGCGGTCACCGATCTCGGCGGCCGGCTCGACGACGCCGCCGAGGTGACGGTCACCGCGGCGCGGGCCTCGCGCCTGCTGCCGCCGATGCTGGGGGCGTCCGGGCCCCGGACCTACCTGGTGGCGTTCCAGAACCCGGCCCAGCCGCGGGCCACCGGCGGGGTGTTCGGGTCCTACGCGGTGGTCCGGGTCGATGGCGGGGAGATGACCATCGTCGGTCAGGGTGCGCCCAGCACGACGCTCGGCTTCTTCGACCGCCCGGTCGTCCCGGTGAGCGCGGACCAGCAGGGCCTGTTCACCGATGCCCTGGCCCAGGACCCGCGGGACGCGAACACCACGGCCGACTTCCCCACCGCGGCAGCGCTCTTCGCCACCATGTACACCCAGCGCACCGGCACCACGGTGGACGGGGTGCTGGCCACCGATCCGGTCGCGCTCTCGTACATGCTCGCCGGCACCGGGCCGGTGGACGTGGGCGACGGGGTGGTGCTCACGGCCGACAACGCGGTGCCGCTGCTGCTGTCCGAACCGGGCGCGGCGCAGGGCCGGCCCACCGTGTCCGCGGCCGAGCGGGACGACTTCCTGGCCCGGGCGACGGGCCGGGCGTTCAGCGCGGTCACCGAGGGCACGGGTGACGCCGACCTGATCATGGCCGGTCTGGCGCGGGCGGCGGCCGAACGCCGGGTGCTGGTGTGGAGCGCCGCGACGGGGGAGCAGGAGGACTTGGCCGCGACGAGCGTGGCCGGTTCGCTGGGCGGGACGGGCGGGGTGGGCGCCCCCGCGGCCGCGCTGGCCCCGTCGCTCGGGGTCTTCCTCAACGAGACGACCGGCAGCAAGCTCGGGTTCTACCTCGACAACCAGGCCTCCCTGGTGCCGGGGGAGTGCCGCACCGACGGACGACGTTCGTGGGACGTCGCCGTCACGGTGAACGACGGCTCGCCCCCCGCCGGTCTGCCCGCCTCCGTGCTGGGTACGGGCGCCCAGCCCTACCGGGTCGGGCTGCAGCTGCTGCTGTACGCCCCGACCGGGTCGAGCGTGCAGGACGCGACCGTGGACAGCGTCGCCGTGGCCGTCGCCGCGGGCACGGATTCCGGACGCCCGGTGACGCCGGTGGCGTTCGACGTCGGGCCGGGGGAGAGCCGGACGGTGGTGTTCCGGGTGGTGACCGCGGCGGACGGGTCGACCGGGCCGCCCGCACTCGTGCTGTCCCCCGGGGTGAATCCGTGGGTGACCACGGTGGACGGGCGCGACCCCTGCGCCGTACCGGCCGGGTGAAGCGCATCGATCACCTACCGGTCATTTAACGGTCGGTCTCCCTAGAGTCACCGATCGTGATGAATCGATGACGGGCACGACGGGGCAGCCGGATCCGGTCGACGGTGGTGCGGGTGTGGACGGGTCCGTGGGACACGGTCTCGACACCGACGGTGGCGCCGACTCCCCGACGGACTCCCCGGTCGCGCCCGCCGCTCCCACGGGTGGGCGGCGGCGCGTCATCGGCTTCGTCATGCTGGGTGCCGGGGTCGCGGTGCTCGCAGCCATGGGGTGGGTGGGCTGGCGGGCCTACCAGGCCTACACCCACCTGCAGGCGGCGGCCGCCGAGGTGAGCACCCTGCAGGATCAACTCCAGGACATCACCGCCCTGGACGGCGACGCCACCGCCCGCACCGTGGCGAGCCTCCAGCAGGAGGCGGCCGCCGCTCGGTCGGCGACCCAGGACCCGGTCTACCGTCTGGCCGGCTCGGTTCCGTTGATCGGAGCGAACCTGCGGGCCATCGGCGAGGTCGCCACCGTGGTGGACGGCCTGTCCACCACCGTCATGCCGTCACTGGTGCAGATCGCGACCACGCTGGACCCGGCTGCGCTGTCCCCCCGGGACGGCGCGATCGACCTGGCCCCGCTGCAGACGGTGGCACCGCTGCTGCAGGCGGCCGATGCCGAGGTCGTCGCGTCCCGGACGCGGTTGGCCGCGATCGACCGGTCCGATCTGGTCGGCCAGGTGGACTCCGCGGTCGTCACCCTGGCCGGCAAGCTCGACGACGCAGCCGCCGTCACGGCCACCGGAGCGCGGGCGGCCCGGTTGCTGCCGCCCATGCTGGGCGCCGACGGTCCGCGCACCTATCTCGTCGTGTTCCAGAACCTGGCCGAACCGCGGGCCACCGGCGGGATCTTCGGCTCGTTCGCCCTGGTGCGGGCGGACGGCGGCCGGATCGACATCCTGGATCAGGGTGCGCCGAGCCGGGTGCTCAAGGAGTTCCGCCCGCCGCTGGTGGAGCTGCCGGAGAACGAGAAGCAGCTGTACACCACCGGGATGGCCATCTATCCGCAGGACGTGAACTTCACCCCGGACTTCCCGACGGCGGCCTCGATCTTCGCCACCATGTACACGACGCGGACCGGGACGGCGGTGGACGGCGTGCTGGCCGTCGATCCGGTCGCCCTGTCCTATCTGATGAAGGGCATCCCGGCCATCGACGTCGGCCAGGGGGTGGCGATCACCAGCGAGAACGTGGCCGAGGTCTTGCTCAAGCAGGCCTACGACCTGTTCCCGGAGGAGGACCAGTCGGCCCGGGACGATTTCCTCGCCGGGGCCACCGGTCGGGCCTTCGACGCGGTCACCTCCGGTGCGGGCAGTGCGCGGACCGTCCTGGACGGCCTGCGTCGGGCGGTCCAGGAACGCCGGCTGATGGTGTGGAGCGCGACGGCCGACGAACAGGACGATCTGGCCGCGACGAGCCTGTCCGGTTCGCTCCCGACCGACCCTGCGCACCCGAGCATCGGGGTGTTCCTGAACGACGGCACCGGGGCGAAGTTGGGCTATTACCTGCACAACTCGGTGTCGGTCACCCCCGGGGAATGCGGCACCGACGGCCGCCGCGCCCTGGACGTCGCGGTCACGCTGGATTACCGCGCTCCGTCGTCCGGCCTGCCCCCGTACGTGTTGGGGCTGGAGCTGGGCGGGGCGCCTTACGCATTGCGCACCAATCTGCTGGTTTTCGCCCCGGTCGGTGGGGGAATCGTCATGGCCTCGCAGGAAGGCGCCCCGACCACGATGCGCCGCGGGGAGGACGAGGGACGCGAGGTCGGGACGACCACGCTGACGATGATGCCCGGGGAATCGCGGACGGTGACCGTCCGCGTGCTGGGCCCCGCACCCTCGCTGACCGGCACCGACGAACTGTCGACTCAATTGGTCGTCACGCCGGGGGTGCGGCCCTGGGAGCTGACGCCGACGTCCTTCCCGGTCTGCCCGGCTCCGACCTCCTGACCTCGACACCGCCGTCTGCCTCCGGTCCACGCCGCGTGGCCCCCGTGCGCTGTGTAAGCGTCCTGTGGGGTGCCTATCACGGAGCGCAACTTCTTGTGACGCACGCCACAGGTGCCGGGAGGGTGGCTCTCAGGCCCTTCACATGTCCTTCACGCTACTCACCGTGATGGCCGGACCGGTGCCGAACTTCCCGCCTTCAGTCGCGTCACCTGTCGGGATGACGGGAGGGGGAAAGCCGGTGACGGGGGCGGGCGCTGGCCCGGAAACGGCCCGGATCGGGGCCATATGCTCTGCCCTGTCGGATTCCCCCGCCGGCATCGCCATGGGGGGTCACATTTCTTCCAGGGGCGGGAAAAACCAATGCTGCGTAAAGCTGTCGTGTCACTGTTCATCGCGATCATCGGATTGTTCGCATTCTCCGGAATGGCGTCCGCCGATCCCACCAACTACCCGGGCCAGGGCGATCCGGGGGACCCGCAGATCTCCGCGCCGGCCTCCGCGCCGGCCGGTGGGGTCGCCACCGTCGCCGGGACGGGCTTCGACGCCGGCGAGGTCGTCTACGTCGTCATCACCGCACCGGACGGCACCACCTTCGCCGCGCTGGTCACCGCGAACGACGACGGCACCCTGAGCGTCCCGGTGCCGCTGGTCCTCTCCGGTTCCTACTCCGTGTCCGCGAGCGGCATGCGCTCCGGTCTGCTGTCGCAGGTGACCATCCAGTCCACCGGCTCCACCACTCCGGTTTCCAACGGCCCGACCGAGGTCGCCAACGGCAGCGTCATCGTCGGCGTCAACAACGGCACGATCATCGTGAACAACGGGATCATCTTCTATGGCGAGGGTTTCGTCGCCGGGGAGAACGTCACCATCAACATCGTCTACTACGGCAAGGATGCGGTGAAGGCCGACACGATCGTCGTGGTGGCCGACGCCGACGGGAAGATCCGGCACGAGCTCACCCCCAGCCACGCCGGCAAGGTCGTCGTCTCCGCCGGAGGCGAGACCAGTGGTGGTAGCGGCGAGGTCGTCGTCACCGTCACTGGGACCGACAGCGACAGCGGCTGGGCCGCCGTCGCCACCACCACCGTCGCCGGTAAGAACGTGATCGCCGTCGCCCCCAACGGCTCCTACCTGGCCAGCACCGGCGCCTCCATCGCCGGCCCGATCGCCATCGGCGGCGCCGCTCTCGTCGCCGGCTTGGGCCTGCTGTTCTTCGGCACCCGTGGCGCCATCCGTCGTAAGGGTGGGCACGTCCAAAGCTGAGTCCCCATCAGGCTCCGGCCCGATACGCCCCGGCCCCGGTCGACACCGCTCTCGCGGTGCCGGCCGGGGCTTTTGCGTGAGCCGGGCGGAGTCTCGGCCGATGGCCCGAAACGGAGACCTCGACCGTACGAGGACGATGCAGAGGGCTGACCTGACGCGGAGACCGGCTCGTACCCGCCTCTTACCCGGGCGTGACAGTGCGTGCGCGACTCTCTACAGCGAGGCATCACAGGGGTCCTCTCCCCGAGGACCGATCCGGCGCGACCGCCAGATCCTTCCGGTGACGGGTGATGCGCGGTCGAGAGGGTCCTCATGGATGTGCGTGGTTGGGTCAGAGCGCTCCGCAAGAACTGGTGGATCGTGCTGGTCACCACGGCCGTCGCGCTCGGTATCGGCGTCCTGGTGACGGTCCTGACCCCGAAGCAGTACGCCAGTTCGGTGACGTTCTTCGTCCGCACCCCGACCGAACAGATCACCGGCGCCTATCAGGCGGATCAGTTCGCCCAGAAGCGGGTCAACTCCTACGTGCAGCTCCTGGACAGCCAGTCGTTGGCCGACCTGGTGTTGCAGGAGACTCGTCTCCCGATGACGACAGGACAGGTGCAGAGCGCCATCTCGGCCAAGGGAGACCTCAACACCGTCCTGCTGACCGCATCCGTGACGGCAGGTTCGCCCGAGACCGCTTTTCAGATCGCTGATTCCGTGTCGCGACAACTCGTGGATCTCGTGGCCTCGATCGAGACCTCCCCCGGTTCCCTCGCGCCCGCGGTCAACCTCGTCGTGACGTCGGCACCCACGCTCAACCCCGCCGCGGTCAGGCCGGAGCCGTTCGTCAACCTCGGGTTGGCGTTGATCGCCGGGCTGCTGGCCGGTGTCGGCATCGCCGCTCTCCGTGAGATCCTCGACACCTCGGTGCGGTCCGTCGACACCGTGAAGGCCACGAGTGGCGGCGCAGTCCTGGGGGTGGTCCCGTTCGACGGGACGGCCAAGGCCTCTCCCTTGCTCACCGACGATCGGTCCCACTCGATCCGCGCGGAGGCGTTCCGTCAGCTTCGGACCAACCTGCAGTTCGTCGATGTGGAGAACCCGGTCAAGGTCCTGGTGGTGACTTCGTCGGTGGCGGAGGAGGGGAAGTCGAACACAGCCGCCAACCTGGCGCTCACGTTCGCCGAAGCAGGTCAGCGCGTGCTGCTCATCGAAGCCGACCTCCGTCGGCCGAGGGTCGCGGACTACCTGGGGATCGAGGGTGCGGTCGGGTTGACCAACGTGCTCGCCGGTCAGGTGAGCATCGACGAGGTCCTCCAGCCATGGGGACGGGCGAGCCTCACCGTCCTGCCCAGCGGAAGTATCCCGCCCAATCCGTCCGAACTGCTCGGCGGTCGACGGATGCACGAGGTGCTCGACCACATGAAACAGCGGTTCGACGTCATCGTCATCGACACCCCGCCCCTGCTGCCCGTCACCGACGGGGCGATCGCAGCGGCGGCCGCCGACGGCGCCATCCTGGTCGTCCGGCATGGCAGGACCAGGCGCGCGCAGGTGGAAGCGGCCGTCGCTGCGCTGACGGCGGTCGACGCCCGCCTGCTCGGATCGATCTTGAACATGGTTCCGGCCAAGGGTGTGGATTCCTACGCCCACTACGGCTACGGGTACTACGTCGCTGATTCCGAGCACAGCGCCAGAGGATTCCTCCAGGTGTCGAAGGACGACCCGTCCGCATGGGTGCCTGCCGTGGAGCGCGACGTGCCGGCGGGCACTGCGGGCGGCAGGCACATGACGCTCGAGCCCGAGCACACCCGCTGATCGACCACATGAGCCGATCTGGATCTGAGGTAGTTCCCACCCCCTCACGGCACGTCGTCGCGGTGACCGTCGCGACCTACCGCCGTCCGGGTCTGCTCCGAGAGTTGTTGCAGACAGTCGTGCCGCAGACCGAGCCCGGGCGGCACGTGGTCGTGGTCGTCGACAACGACCCCCTGGGTTCGGCACGGGTCGTGGCCGGGGAGTTCCCGTCCGTTCGTTACTTGCTCGAGGAGAATCCGGGGATCGCCGCTGCGCGCAACCGCGCGGTCGGCATGGTGATCGACGACGTCACCGCGGTGGCCTTCGTGGATGATGACGAGACGGTCGGTGCGGGATGGCTCGAATCGATGATCAGCGCCCTGGACGGACTCGACGCCGATGTGATCGTGGGGCCCGTCATTCCCATCCTGCCGGAATCTGCTTCTCCGCTGATCGTTCGACTGAGGTTCTTCCAACGCCCGCGCGCACGCACGGGGGACGACGTCCGGTGGCCGGCGACGAACAACTCGATCGTCACCGTGGAGGCGTTGAGACGCCTGGAGGGCGACCACTTCAGGGAGAGCTTCTCCCGGACCGGTGGAAGTGACGCCGAGCTCTTCTGGCGTCTCCGCAGGCTCGGGATTCGGATGCGGTGGCTCGACGAAGCTGTTGTGTACGAACGTGTTCCACCGGAGCGGGCGACATGGCGATGGTTGTGGCGCCGCGGGGTCCGGCTCGGCAACGTCAGCGGACGCCTGCTGTCCCGCGAGCGGCCCCGTTCCTACGTCGCCGGGGTCGCCGCTGCGCGTCTGCTCGTCGGGCTCGTTCTGGGGCCCGTCTTCGCCGTCGTCGCACCCCGCCGGGCGGCACTGACCCTGATGCATGTTCCGAAGGCCGTCGGAATGGTCCGCAGCATGACTGGGAACTATGTGCAGGAGTACGCCCGATGACCGTGGGGACCCGGCCAGCTGTCTCCGTCGTCATCCCGACGGTCCTGCGGGACCAGCTCGAGCGTGCCGTCCGCTCGGTCCGATCCCAGTCGTACGACGGACGGGTCGAGGTGGTCGTCGTGATCGACCGCCCGAAGACTCCCGAGTCGGAGGCGAGGGCCGAGCGCCTGACCGCCGACGGCGTCGACCGGATCGTCTGGACGGGAGGCGGGCGGGGCGGGGGGCATGCCAGGAACCTCGGGATCTCGTCGGCGACCGGAGTCCTGCTCGGCCTGTTGGACGACGACGACGAATGGCTGCCCCACAAACTCGACGAACAGGTCGAGCGCATGCATGCCGGCGCCGACGAGCTTGTGCTGAGCTGCCGGATAGTCCAGGTCGACCCGTCGACCGGCCGGAGTTCTGTGCCGGTCCCGCGGACGCTGGCTTCCCCCCCACAGCGCATCGAGGAGTATCTCTTCCGGCGGCGCCGACCATCCATCGATCGGGCGGCCTTCTACACATCGACCCTCCTGTTGACCAGAGAGTTGGCTCGGCGGATTCCCTGGGACGAGGACCTGCCCCGCCACCAGGACTGGGATTGGCTTCTCCGGCTGCAACGCGATGCAGATGCGCATTTCGCTCACATACCTTCCGTCGGGGTCCGCATTCATGCGAACAGCGATGGGTCGATTTCCGCCAGTTCGGACTGGGAGTCCTCGCTACGGTGGATACAGGCGTGGGATCGTGACATCTCCGGGGCCACGGCTGTGGACTTCGTGACCGCTCAGACCCTCCGGTACGCGCTGGATGGCAGGTCCGTGGTCGGGGTCAGGGGCGCGGTCAGCGCTGTCTGGAGGCACCGGCGGCTACCCGCGCCGGGCCCGACCGTCATCGCGCTGTCCGGGCTGATCCCGAGGCGGCACCTCGCGCGTGCGCTGATGCGCACGGTCGACCCGGCAGCCGTGGCACGCTCCGCCGGGGGCGTGCGATGAGCAGGCGACATGTCGAGGTGGAACTCTCCGG
Proteins encoded in this window:
- a CDS encoding DUF4012 domain-containing protein gives rise to the protein MPQEHAPVDVHGRHRDGVPPGTVDGSPRPGVPAGADERLPGQRRPPDGSVPPPRGPGADRFAVTSYVPPVAGVTFAGKRAPDPSAAAPVTPTPALDVSESRPSRRRIVLLSALGLLVVLVAVGGWVGWRTWQAYTHLTAAAQEVSRAQDLLTDISSVDPVATASVVRAVQVEAAAARAAVDDPLFRLVTLVPVVGDNLDAIREITLTVDGLSTGVMPSLVQVAGALSPADLAPRDGRIELAPLEQLAPVLQQADVAVQASRARVGAIDRGWLVGSVDQAVTDLGGRLDDAAEVTVTAARASRLLPPMLGASGPRTYLVAFQNPAQPRATGGVFGSYAVVRVDGGEMTIVGQGAPSTTLGFFDRPVVPVSADQQGLFTDALAQDPRDANTTADFPTAAALFATMYTQRTGTTVDGVLATDPVALSYMLAGTGPVDVGDGVVLTADNAVPLLLSEPGAAQGRPTVSAAERDDFLARATGRAFSAVTEGTGDADLIMAGLARAAAERRVLVWSAATGEQEDLAATSVAGSLGGTGGVGAPAAALAPSLGVFLNETTGSKLGFYLDNQASLVPGECRTDGRRSWDVAVTVNDGSPPAGLPASVLGTGAQPYRVGLQLLLYAPTGSSVQDATVDSVAVAVAAGTDSGRPVTPVAFDVGPGESRTVVFRVVTAADGSTGPPALVLSPGVNPWVTTVDGRDPCAVPAG
- a CDS encoding DUF4012 domain-containing protein produces the protein MTGTTGQPDPVDGGAGVDGSVGHGLDTDGGADSPTDSPVAPAAPTGGRRRVIGFVMLGAGVAVLAAMGWVGWRAYQAYTHLQAAAAEVSTLQDQLQDITALDGDATARTVASLQQEAAAARSATQDPVYRLAGSVPLIGANLRAIGEVATVVDGLSTTVMPSLVQIATTLDPAALSPRDGAIDLAPLQTVAPLLQAADAEVVASRTRLAAIDRSDLVGQVDSAVVTLAGKLDDAAAVTATGARAARLLPPMLGADGPRTYLVVFQNLAEPRATGGIFGSFALVRADGGRIDILDQGAPSRVLKEFRPPLVELPENEKQLYTTGMAIYPQDVNFTPDFPTAASIFATMYTTRTGTAVDGVLAVDPVALSYLMKGIPAIDVGQGVAITSENVAEVLLKQAYDLFPEEDQSARDDFLAGATGRAFDAVTSGAGSARTVLDGLRRAVQERRLMVWSATADEQDDLAATSLSGSLPTDPAHPSIGVFLNDGTGAKLGYYLHNSVSVTPGECGTDGRRALDVAVTLDYRAPSSGLPPYVLGLELGGAPYALRTNLLVFAPVGGGIVMASQEGAPTTMRRGEDEGREVGTTTLTMMPGESRTVTVRVLGPAPSLTGTDELSTQLVVTPGVRPWELTPTSFPVCPAPTS
- a CDS encoding polysaccharide biosynthesis tyrosine autokinase, with the protein product MDVRGWVRALRKNWWIVLVTTAVALGIGVLVTVLTPKQYASSVTFFVRTPTEQITGAYQADQFAQKRVNSYVQLLDSQSLADLVLQETRLPMTTGQVQSAISAKGDLNTVLLTASVTAGSPETAFQIADSVSRQLVDLVASIETSPGSLAPAVNLVVTSAPTLNPAAVRPEPFVNLGLALIAGLLAGVGIAALREILDTSVRSVDTVKATSGGAVLGVVPFDGTAKASPLLTDDRSHSIRAEAFRQLRTNLQFVDVENPVKVLVVTSSVAEEGKSNTAANLALTFAEAGQRVLLIEADLRRPRVADYLGIEGAVGLTNVLAGQVSIDEVLQPWGRASLTVLPSGSIPPNPSELLGGRRMHEVLDHMKQRFDVIVIDTPPLLPVTDGAIAAAAADGAILVVRHGRTRRAQVEAAVAALTAVDARLLGSILNMVPAKGVDSYAHYGYGYYVADSEHSARGFLQVSKDDPSAWVPAVERDVPAGTAGGRHMTLEPEHTR
- a CDS encoding glycosyltransferase family 2 protein; the protein is MTVATYRRPGLLRELLQTVVPQTEPGRHVVVVVDNDPLGSARVVAGEFPSVRYLLEENPGIAAARNRAVGMVIDDVTAVAFVDDDETVGAGWLESMISALDGLDADVIVGPVIPILPESASPLIVRLRFFQRPRARTGDDVRWPATNNSIVTVEALRRLEGDHFRESFSRTGGSDAELFWRLRRLGIRMRWLDEAVVYERVPPERATWRWLWRRGVRLGNVSGRLLSRERPRSYVAGVAAARLLVGLVLGPVFAVVAPRRAALTLMHVPKAVGMVRSMTGNYVQEYAR
- a CDS encoding glycosyltransferase family 2 protein — protein: MTVGTRPAVSVVIPTVLRDQLERAVRSVRSQSYDGRVEVVVVIDRPKTPESEARAERLTADGVDRIVWTGGGRGGGHARNLGISSATGVLLGLLDDDDEWLPHKLDEQVERMHAGADELVLSCRIVQVDPSTGRSSVPVPRTLASPPQRIEEYLFRRRRPSIDRAAFYTSTLLLTRELARRIPWDEDLPRHQDWDWLLRLQRDADAHFAHIPSVGVRIHANSDGSISASSDWESSLRWIQAWDRDISGATAVDFVTAQTLRYALDGRSVVGVRGAVSAVWRHRRLPAPGPTVIALSGLIPRRHLARALMRTVDPAAVARSAGGVR